One Acetonema longum DSM 6540 genomic window, TGGCCCAGGTGCCAAAGCCGGGACGGCTGTCCAGGGTCAACCCGTAATCAGCGCCATAAATTCCCTTCAGACGCTTGTATACATTCTGCACGCCGATGCCGTCCACTGTCTCGGAGAATAGCTGATCCAGTTTTTCCTTGGCTATGCCAATACCGTTGTCAAACACGGAAATGCGCACGGTGTCCTCTTCTTTCAGGGCGGTAATGGCCAGATGGCACTCGGACAGTTTGGGAAACAGTCCATGCTGGATGGCATTTTCCACCAAAGGCTGTACGGCCAAAACCGGAATAGCCGTATTTAACACGGTATCATCCACATCCATGCTAATGGTCAGCCGGGAGCCAAAGCGGGATTTGACAATTTCCAAATACGCCTTGATCTCCTCCATTTCCTCGGCGATAGTGACAAAATCGCCGTGTTTGGCAAAACTGTATCGCAGCGTCGTCCCCAGATGGCCCAGAAGTTCCCGCGCCACTTCCGGGTTGGTGCGGCAAAAGGACATAATAATGTTGAGAGTATTAAACAGGAAATGGGGATTGATCTGGGCGCTTAAGGCTTTAAATTCTGCCTTCTCCCGCATTTTTTTCTGTTCATCGATCTCAGCCAGTTCAATTTGCACCGACAGAAGCTGGGCAATTCCCCGGGCAATCTGCACATCCATCTCGCTGATCCCGGATTCTGCCGAGCGGGAAATCTTGACTGTCCCCACCACGGTCCCGTGAGCCACCAGAGGCGCCACCACCCCTGACTGCAGGGGGCAGCCCGGTACCGGACAGCCCCTGTCCTCGGCGGTGCGAATAATCGACAGGCAGGCATTGGCGATGGTTCCTTGGGTCGAGCGAGTGAGGATCGGCTCGCCGGCTTTGTGGTGGTCATTCCCTTTGCCCACAAAGGCCAGTACTTTTTCTGTATCCGTAATCGAAACCGCATCGACTTTAGTCAATTGGTAGATGATCTTGGCCGTTTCCCCGGCGGACGTGAGATTCAGGCCATGCCGCAGATAAGGCAGAGTCCTGCTAGCAATCGCCAGGGCCAGGTCCGCCGCCTTGGCCCCGTGCACCTCCTGCTGGATCTGGATGTCCTTAAGGATAAACATAAACACCACCGTACCCAGCACCGACACAACAGCTGTAGGTATGGCAATGGCGCTTTCCAAGGCCCAGACAGCCTCAAAGGGCCGGGCTAGAAGGAATACCATTCCCTTTTGCATCAATTCCGCCAGAATAGCCGTAGTCCCGGCCGTCTTCCAGGTCATATTAGCCAGCCCTACCCTTTCCCGGACGAGGCCTGCCAACAGACCTCCCAGGACGCTGGCTATGCCGCAGGCCTCGGCTGTGAACCCGCCGATTCCATAGCGATGCAACCCGCTGATGACCCCTACGCTCAAACCCACGGAAGGTCCTCCCAGAATGCCGCTCATGATGGTGCCGATCAGGCGGGTATTGGCCAGCGCACCTTCCACCGGAATCCCGTCATAGGTTCCATAAATGGACAAAACGGAAAAAATCAGCGTCAAAAAAAGCCAATTGCGCCCGGTCAACGGTTGATTGACGCATTTGGCAATCAGGCCGCTGCGGCCGAACAAATAGGCGACCAGAGCCAGGATCGCCATATCTCCCGTTAAATCTGCAACTAAGTCACCCCTCACTCCCGCACCACCTAAACGAAATGACTGTGAAAGATCCGTTCCAACAGTCTGATTAGTTGATAAATTTGCTTAAATGCCCCGCAAATCCTGCAGCCGGCCGACAAATAATCTGCAGCCGCCGATGCCGCCAGCGCCTCCCACGATGAAAGGGAAAAACATGGAACTACATTATTGGTGAGACAAATAGAAAAATGCTGTTGCACAAAACTATTGATCCCGTACGCAACAGCATTTTTCGTAAACAGGCAGATGATTTCCTGTCTATTTGCAAGGTGGCGATCAGCAGATGATCCATTACAGCCACTATTGGTTTATAATACAAGAATACAAAATACTCAGTTTCCTCCTTCTTCTTTTTTACCCGCCGACAACCTCGCGGAATCGAATACGCCACCATCCTTTGCCGTTTATCGGCCCGCCGCCGCATAGCGAGCCTGAAATACAGGACATAATAATTCCAGAACTATAATTTGGCTTGTGATACTTACTGCCGGGAAGGAAGCCATAGCGATGGAAATTGCAGCGGATTTGCTCAAGATACTGGGGCGGGTTTTAACGATTCTGCCGTTGATGCTATTAGTAGCCCTGTTTATGGGGAGGCGGGCAGTCGGAGAATTGCCTGTTTTTGACTTTCTCATCGTTTTAACCTTAGGGTCGGTCGTGGGCGCAGATATCGCCGAGCCGGAAGTAAACCACATCTATATTGCATTTGCTATTATAGCGATCGGAGTCCTGCAGAAACTTTTCTCCGAACTGACGATTAGAAATCAGCAATTTAAAAAGCTAACAACCTTCGAGCCTGTAATTGTGATCAAAGATGGGGTCTTTATTGTAAAAAATATTAAAAAAGTTAAATATTCATTGGAAAATATCCTGGAATTTTTAAGAGAAGAAGGGATCTTTAATATAAACGAAGTGGGCTTGGCGCTTATAGAAGCCAATGGACGATTATCGGTTTACAAAAAACCGGAAACGGCGCCGGTAAGTCCGCAGGATTTAGAAATCGCCAAAACAAGCAGCGGCATTGCTCATCCGGTCATTGTGGAAGGTAAGATAGTACAGCATACGTTAAATGGCCTCGGCTTAACCGAAGACTGGCTCTCTGTTCAGTTAAAAAGCCAAGGAATCAATAACACCACAACGGTTTTCTTTGCCGCCGTGGACGACAACAGACAAGTCCAGATATCGCTCTACGGCAATGGCTGACAGGATTTGAGGGCTGTAAAACAAAGACATCCGCGCGTGTAATCACAACCGCGAAGGCTCCGTCCCGCTTGCCAGGCCGTCTCATAGACCTAGAAGCTTATGCGCTGCAATACGCTCTCCTGCTTTGACCGCAAGCGGCAGACTCTGAGCGACGGCAGCGGGAAGC contains:
- a CDS encoding LytS/YhcK type 5TM receptor domain-containing protein, with protein sequence MRGDLVADLTGDMAILALVAYLFGRSGLIAKCVNQPLTGRNWLFLTLIFSVLSIYGTYDGIPVEGALANTRLIGTIMSGILGGPSVGLSVGVISGLHRYGIGGFTAEACGIASVLGGLLAGLVRERVGLANMTWKTAGTTAILAELMQKGMVFLLARPFEAVWALESAIAIPTAVVSVLGTVVFMFILKDIQIQQEVHGAKAADLALAIASRTLPYLRHGLNLTSAGETAKIIYQLTKVDAVSITDTEKVLAFVGKGNDHHKAGEPILTRSTQGTIANACLSIIRTAEDRGCPVPGCPLQSGVVAPLVAHGTVVGTVKISRSAESGISEMDVQIARGIAQLLSVQIELAEIDEQKKMREKAEFKALSAQINPHFLFNTLNIIMSFCRTNPEVARELLGHLGTTLRYSFAKHGDFVTIAEEMEEIKAYLEIVKSRFGSRLTISMDVDDTVLNTAIPVLAVQPLVENAIQHGLFPKLSECHLAITALKEEDTVRISVFDNGIGIAKEKLDQLFSETVDGIGVQNVYKRLKGIYGADYGLTLDSRPGFGTWATIRIPAGIEVSCYENWDDNCG
- a CDS encoding DUF421 domain-containing protein, which translates into the protein MEIAADLLKILGRVLTILPLMLLVALFMGRRAVGELPVFDFLIVLTLGSVVGADIAEPEVNHIYIAFAIIAIGVLQKLFSELTIRNQQFKKLTTFEPVIVIKDGVFIVKNIKKVKYSLENILEFLREEGIFNINEVGLALIEANGRLSVYKKPETAPVSPQDLEIAKTSSGIAHPVIVEGKIVQHTLNGLGLTEDWLSVQLKSQGINNTTTVFFAAVDDNRQVQISLYGNG